Proteins encoded together in one Gemmatimonadota bacterium DH-78 window:
- a CDS encoding methyltransferase domain-containing protein produces the protein MTGSPLSPAPPSGLGHRRVEPELMDDPSLGERDHRRALRALARVHRLSGTGLRIRRVLDQLAGEGAEGRPLRVLDVACGGGDAALDVARWARGSSRTVEVTALDLSPAALRFAEERAQRAGLEVAWLEADALSGLPDGPFDLAISSLFLHHLAEAQVVALLGALRARTGRLHIEDLRRSRLGLALAWGTLRLVSRSRVAHVDGPRSVRAAWSRAELAALAERSGLTGARVRWGWPERWVLDWAAP, from the coding sequence ATGACCGGCTCCCCGCTCTCCCCCGCGCCGCCTTCGGGCCTCGGCCACCGCCGAGTGGAGCCCGAGCTCATGGACGACCCGTCGCTGGGCGAGCGCGATCATCGTCGAGCCCTCCGCGCACTCGCGCGGGTGCACCGTCTCTCGGGTACGGGACTCCGGATCCGCCGAGTCCTCGATCAGCTCGCGGGCGAGGGGGCGGAGGGACGCCCGCTCCGCGTGCTCGACGTGGCCTGTGGAGGCGGCGATGCCGCACTCGATGTGGCCCGGTGGGCGCGGGGATCGTCGCGCACGGTGGAGGTCACGGCGCTCGACCTCAGCCCGGCGGCGCTCCGCTTCGCCGAGGAGCGGGCACAGCGTGCGGGACTCGAGGTAGCCTGGCTCGAGGCCGACGCCCTGAGCGGGTTGCCCGACGGGCCCTTCGATCTCGCGATCTCCTCGCTGTTCCTGCACCATCTTGCCGAAGCGCAGGTCGTGGCGCTGCTCGGCGCGCTGCGGGCGCGCACCGGGCGCCTCCACATCGAGGATCTGCGCCGCAGCCGACTGGGGCTCGCCCTCGCCTGGGGCACCCTCCGCCTGGTGTCGCGCTCCCGGGTGGCGCATGTCGACGGTCCGCGGTCGGTACGGGCCGCCTGGTCGCGCGCCGAGTTGGCCGCTCTCGCCGAGAGGTCCGGCCTCACCGGCGCACGGGTGCGCTGGGGATGGCCGGAACGCTGGGTCCTCGACTGGGCCGCCCCGTGA
- the infC gene encoding translation initiation factor IF-3: MSEKRVRVNDQIRISPIRLIGGSGEQIGIVSLDQARERAEETGLDLVEVAPDARPPVVKLMDYGKYRYEEARAAREAKKKQHTVQIKEVKFRPGIEDHDYAFKTRHARRFLEEGNKVKLTMRFRGRQVTHSELGREVLLRVVQDLQDVGAPEGHPSFEGRVMTLMLGPLKSR; encoded by the coding sequence ATCAGCGAGAAGCGGGTCCGTGTGAACGACCAGATTCGGATCAGCCCGATCCGCCTCATCGGCGGAAGCGGTGAGCAGATCGGAATCGTGTCGTTGGACCAGGCCCGGGAACGGGCAGAAGAGACGGGCCTCGACCTGGTCGAGGTGGCACCGGACGCCCGGCCGCCCGTGGTGAAGTTGATGGACTACGGGAAGTACCGGTACGAAGAGGCCCGGGCCGCCCGCGAGGCGAAGAAGAAGCAGCACACGGTCCAGATCAAGGAGGTGAAGTTTCGCCCCGGGATCGAGGATCACGATTACGCCTTCAAGACCCGCCACGCACGGCGGTTCCTGGAGGAGGGCAACAAGGTGAAGCTGACCATGCGCTTTCGTGGTCGGCAGGTGACGCACTCGGAGTTGGGCCGCGAGGTGCTGCTCCGCGTCGTTCAGGACCTGCAGGATGTGGGTGCGCCGGAAGGGCATCCGAGTTTCGAGGGCCGCGTCATGACACTGATGCTCGGCCCACTGAAG
- the thrS gene encoding threonine--tRNA ligase, giving the protein MRAILPDGSARELPAGSTAGDVAASIGPGLAKAAVAAVVDGEIVDLMRPLEGEVQLSILTDRDPRALEVLRHSAAHVLATAVRAVRPGAGIGFGPAIEEGFYYDFEVDEPFTPEDLATFEAEMARVIEEDQPFERRRVTREEARELFSDDPLKLERLEEFDEDEVITVYQNGPFLDLCRGPHVPSTGRLANYRLLSAAGAYWRGDERRQMLQRIYGTAFFKQKDLDTHLDRLEEAKKRDHRTIGRELGLFSTDQRVGAGMILWHPRGAVLRMEIENYERELILRHGYDLVYTPHVVSERLFEISGHLENFAENMFGAMEVEGARYRPKPMNCPGHIAIYQAGLHSYRDLPIRMAEFGTVYRYERSGVLHGMLRVRGFTQDDAHVFCTGDQVAGEIERLLDLVDEMLGTFGYPYTIELATRPEKALGTDEEWDDAIKVLADTLDARGVAYDIDEGGGAFYGPKLDFKLIDAIGRKWQGPTVQLDFNLPERFGLEYVGEDNERHRPFMLHRVLVGSMERFVGGLIEHYAGAFPVWLAPEQVRVLPVSEQWAESAGELVDMLKSRGIRAELSDRETLGYRIRDAEMMKVPYMAVVGEREAEAGTVAVRRRGGGRKQEVMDRGAFADLVREQIDSRALEVGGADGDR; this is encoded by the coding sequence GTGAGGGCCATACTTCCCGACGGCTCCGCCAGGGAGCTTCCCGCCGGCTCCACCGCGGGCGATGTGGCGGCGTCGATCGGACCCGGCCTGGCCAAGGCGGCGGTGGCCGCCGTGGTCGACGGCGAGATCGTCGACCTGATGCGGCCGCTCGAGGGTGAGGTGCAGCTCTCGATCTTGACCGATCGAGATCCGCGTGCGCTCGAGGTGCTGCGGCACTCGGCGGCGCACGTCCTCGCGACGGCCGTCCGCGCGGTGCGGCCCGGGGCCGGGATCGGGTTCGGACCGGCCATCGAGGAGGGCTTCTACTACGACTTCGAGGTCGACGAGCCCTTCACGCCCGAGGATCTGGCCACCTTCGAGGCCGAGATGGCGCGGGTGATCGAGGAAGATCAGCCCTTCGAGCGTCGCCGCGTCACCCGCGAGGAGGCCCGCGAGCTGTTTTCCGACGACCCGCTCAAGCTCGAGCGGCTCGAGGAGTTCGACGAAGACGAAGTGATCACCGTCTACCAGAACGGTCCCTTCCTCGATCTCTGCCGCGGGCCCCACGTGCCGAGCACCGGACGCCTGGCGAACTATCGACTCCTGAGCGCCGCCGGGGCCTATTGGCGCGGCGACGAGCGACGCCAGATGCTCCAGCGCATCTACGGCACCGCCTTCTTCAAGCAGAAGGACCTCGACACCCACCTCGACCGCCTGGAAGAGGCGAAGAAGCGCGACCACCGCACGATCGGGCGCGAACTCGGCCTCTTCAGCACCGACCAGCGCGTGGGTGCCGGCATGATTCTGTGGCACCCGCGTGGTGCCGTGCTCCGCATGGAGATCGAGAACTACGAGCGCGAGCTGATTCTCCGGCACGGCTACGACCTCGTCTACACTCCCCACGTGGTCAGCGAGCGTCTGTTCGAGATCTCCGGGCACCTCGAGAACTTCGCCGAGAACATGTTCGGGGCGATGGAGGTGGAGGGGGCCCGGTACCGGCCCAAGCCGATGAACTGCCCGGGCCACATCGCGATCTATCAGGCGGGGCTGCACAGCTACCGCGATCTGCCCATCCGCATGGCGGAGTTCGGCACGGTCTACCGCTACGAGCGAAGCGGCGTGCTCCACGGCATGTTGCGCGTGCGCGGCTTCACGCAGGACGACGCGCACGTGTTCTGCACCGGTGATCAGGTGGCCGGCGAGATCGAGCGGCTGCTGGATCTGGTGGACGAGATGCTGGGCACCTTCGGCTACCCCTACACGATCGAGCTGGCCACTCGGCCCGAGAAGGCGCTCGGCACCGACGAGGAGTGGGACGACGCGATCAAGGTGCTCGCCGACACCCTCGACGCGCGCGGCGTGGCGTACGACATCGACGAAGGAGGGGGCGCCTTCTACGGGCCGAAGCTCGACTTCAAGCTGATCGACGCCATCGGCCGGAAGTGGCAGGGCCCCACCGTGCAGCTCGACTTCAACCTGCCCGAGCGCTTCGGCCTCGAGTACGTGGGCGAGGACAACGAGCGGCACCGGCCCTTCATGCTGCACCGCGTGCTCGTGGGCTCCATGGAGCGCTTCGTGGGGGGGCTGATCGAGCACTACGCCGGCGCCTTCCCGGTCTGGCTCGCGCCCGAGCAGGTGCGGGTGCTGCCGGTGTCGGAGCAGTGGGCCGAGAGCGCCGGTGAGCTCGTCGACATGCTCAAGTCGCGGGGCATTCGCGCCGAGCTGAGTGATCGCGAAACGCTCGGGTATCGCATCCGCGATGCGGAGATGATGAAGGTGCCCTACATGGCGGTGGTGGGTGAGCGGGAGGCCGAGGCCGGCACCGTGGCCGTGCGCCGGCGCGGCGGGGGGCGCAAGCAGGAGGTGATGGATCGCGGTGCCTTCGCCGACCTGGTGCGGGAGCAGATCGACTCCCGCGCGCTCGAGGTGGGCGGGGCGGACGGCGACCGATGA
- a CDS encoding alginate export family protein, with protein MKRRGWWAAAAGCLLLATPFAASAQSWSAQVRPRFETRIIDGDTDSFTAMRTRVGVEWAFDLPGTLFVQLQDVRRWGTAPGDGSADLFDLHQGWVEFGHRGVSPVWIRAGRQEMNFGTRRLIAAPPWSHVSRSFDAGRAALRVSERTTFDVFFAQIAEERSFSGLWLETSNERMERGAAYALLQNDGASDGRRQTTLGAEALVRFGPARLQLEGALQTTEGVSDGAWFGAVRYTVPLAREGGLVSAGVDALSGAAPDADRRPFDRLYGLAHTYYGYADIFSDLDGSTGGRGLVDWIARGVWPLPDGWSLQLDLHHFRVAEGADLESAHLGNELDLSTRWQNGEGVSVLGGLSLFDDGEGRAELGQPDLGQIFGYLQVDVALQGR; from the coding sequence ATGAAGCGGCGGGGGTGGTGGGCCGCGGCTGCGGGATGCCTCCTGCTCGCCACCCCCTTCGCGGCGTCTGCCCAGAGCTGGTCGGCGCAGGTGCGGCCTCGGTTCGAGACGCGGATCATCGACGGGGACACCGACTCCTTCACGGCCATGCGCACGCGGGTCGGGGTGGAGTGGGCCTTCGACCTGCCGGGCACCCTTTTCGTGCAGCTGCAGGATGTGCGACGCTGGGGCACCGCCCCGGGCGACGGATCCGCCGATCTGTTCGACTTGCATCAGGGGTGGGTGGAGTTCGGCCACCGAGGCGTGAGCCCGGTCTGGATCCGCGCCGGACGCCAGGAGATGAATTTCGGCACCCGGCGGTTGATCGCCGCGCCGCCGTGGTCGCATGTGAGTCGCAGCTTCGATGCCGGCCGGGCCGCGCTGCGGGTGAGCGAGCGGACCACCTTCGACGTGTTCTTCGCCCAGATCGCCGAGGAGCGCTCCTTCTCCGGACTCTGGCTCGAGACCTCGAACGAGCGGATGGAGCGAGGGGCCGCCTACGCCCTGCTTCAGAACGACGGGGCGAGCGACGGGCGCCGACAGACGACACTCGGCGCGGAGGCGCTGGTCCGCTTCGGGCCGGCGCGACTCCAGTTGGAGGGAGCGCTGCAGACGACCGAGGGGGTCTCCGACGGGGCCTGGTTCGGCGCGGTTCGCTACACGGTGCCGCTGGCCCGCGAAGGCGGCCTGGTTTCGGCCGGCGTGGACGCCCTCTCCGGGGCGGCGCCGGATGCGGATCGACGCCCCTTCGATCGCCTGTATGGTCTGGCGCACACCTACTACGGCTACGCCGACATCTTCTCCGATCTGGACGGGTCGACCGGGGGGCGCGGACTGGTGGACTGGATCGCGCGCGGCGTGTGGCCGCTCCCCGACGGGTGGTCGCTTCAGCTGGATCTGCATCACTTCCGCGTTGCCGAGGGCGCCGACCTGGAGTCCGCGCATCTCGGAAACGAGCTCGATCTCTCCACCCGGTGGCAGAACGGAGAGGGCGTCTCGGTGCTCGGGGGACTCTCCCTCTTCGACGATGGCGAGGGGCGCGCGGAACTGGGTCAGCCGGATCTCGGTCAGATCTTCGGCTATCTGCAGGTGGACGTGGCGCTGCAGGGGCGTTGA